Proteins found in one Erythrobacter sp. 3-20A1M genomic segment:
- a CDS encoding helix-turn-helix domain-containing protein — protein sequence MKLQNVTDTSSRLHGKWYDDACGTAFGLELVGERWSLLIMRELMFGPRRFSDIRAGVPGISAKVLTERLTTLEANGVLTRRIVEETATVQVYELTKWGYAAEPVIQELGRWAVASPLHDTTLPLSAASFMMSLRTMFDARLALLFEARIGFRIGDEKFLANLSHGALSIARDRLDQAQAIFFAPEAPSLAALFYGGVPFEELEAQGAVEISGRRELALRFAEIFTLPDKVG from the coding sequence ATGAAATTACAAAATGTAACTGATACGAGTTCGAGGCTTCACGGTAAATGGTACGACGATGCCTGCGGCACCGCGTTCGGGCTGGAACTGGTGGGCGAGCGCTGGTCGTTGCTCATCATGCGCGAACTGATGTTCGGACCGCGGCGCTTCTCCGACATTCGCGCCGGCGTGCCGGGCATTTCCGCCAAGGTTCTGACCGAACGGCTGACTACGCTTGAGGCGAATGGCGTCCTGACGAGGCGGATCGTAGAGGAGACCGCCACGGTGCAAGTCTACGAGCTAACAAAATGGGGATACGCCGCGGAGCCGGTGATCCAGGAGCTGGGGCGCTGGGCAGTTGCTTCGCCGCTGCACGATACGACCCTGCCATTGTCCGCCGCATCGTTCATGATGTCGCTGCGCACCATGTTCGATGCCCGGCTGGCGCTGCTGTTCGAGGCGCGGATCGGTTTTCGGATCGGCGACGAGAAGTTCCTCGCCAATCTGTCGCATGGCGCGCTCTCCATTGCGCGCGACAGGCTGGACCAGGCGCAGGCGATCTTCTTCGCGCCCGAGGCACCGTCGCTGGCCGCGCTGTTCTATGGCGGGGTCCCGTTCGAGGAGCTGGAGGCGCAAGGGGCGGTGGAGATTTCCGGACGGCGCGAACTCGCGCTGCGGTTCGCGGAGATTTTTACCCTCCCGGATAAGGTCGGCTAG
- a CDS encoding oxygenase MpaB family protein — protein sequence MTSRPLPSEFLRQQLVGRVRALFNDVEGGQQPVPPSDDALFERDSPIRMVHADIVGMMVGGIRSLLLQMLHPHALQGVLDHSNFRADMHGRLRRTARFISVTTFGQRDDARSAIERVNRIHAKVTGTLPDGSPYTASDPRTLAWVHMAEATSFLAAYLRLVRPGMPGHEQDEYYRQFAVVARALGADPVPVDRAGAEAIFRELRGDLATSPAAREVADLVLNQRPEGAPPALQAMLGAEAVGLLPPFARSMLGLERPGLTALPASVATRAMGRTLRWAFRQS from the coding sequence CGATGTCGAGGGCGGCCAGCAGCCGGTGCCGCCCAGCGACGATGCCCTGTTCGAGCGCGATTCGCCGATCCGCATGGTTCATGCGGACATCGTGGGCATGATGGTGGGCGGAATTCGCAGCCTGCTGCTCCAGATGCTTCATCCACACGCCTTGCAGGGCGTGCTCGACCACTCGAATTTTCGCGCCGACATGCATGGCCGCCTGCGCCGCACCGCGCGGTTCATCAGCGTCACCACCTTCGGCCAGCGCGACGACGCACGGAGTGCCATCGAACGGGTCAACCGCATCCATGCTAAGGTCACCGGCACTCTGCCCGACGGCTCGCCTTACACCGCCAGCGATCCGCGCACGCTGGCCTGGGTGCATATGGCGGAAGCGACGAGCTTCCTCGCCGCCTATCTACGGCTAGTGCGCCCCGGAATGCCGGGCCACGAGCAGGACGAATATTACCGCCAGTTCGCTGTCGTCGCCCGGGCGCTGGGTGCGGATCCGGTGCCGGTCGATCGGGCCGGGGCGGAAGCGATATTCCGGGAGTTGCGCGGCGATCTCGCTACCTCGCCCGCTGCGCGTGAGGTCGCCGATCTGGTGCTGAACCAGCGCCCCGAAGGCGCGCCACCAGCGTTGCAGGCGATGCTGGGGGCGGAGGCGGTCGGGCTGCTGCCCCCCTTCGCCCGGTCGATGCTGGGGCTGGAGCGCCCCGGTCTGACCGCCCTGCCCGCCAGCGTCGCGACCCGCGCCATGGGTCGCACGCTGCGCTGGGCGTTCCGCCAGTCCTAG